From the genome of Magnolia sinica isolate HGM2019 chromosome 12, MsV1, whole genome shotgun sequence:
GATGGCCATTGATCTAGAAGCCTCTTGTACATGGATAgatcccaccatcgcatccaaaCCCATCTTCACTGCCCCGCGGAAACCATTCTCCGAAACTCATTCGCCATGGTGTCATTGTATcactgatgatttttttttttattttttttatttttaaaaagaaaaaaagaaaagaaaactcttTCTGAGAAAAGCTAAGGTAATTTTTGAGCAAAGACAAATTAGTAAGGTGGTTCATGGGACATGTAGTACACTTGTGGAAGATCCCCGCCGCCGctcttcaagtgtggcccactataaATATGCTCAAATCCAAATCATTAGTCTTATCCACATAAACAGTGATCGGCCATGTGAAGGTAGGCCCAAGTAGAAAAAGTAAAATTTTATCCATGGGTTGTCCAATTACCATGTGAACCACTCAAATAGAAGGTGGGCCACCTTCTCTTGAGCCTATGTGTAACTTTAGCATCTCTCAACCCTCAGTATCTAGACAATGGTGATATATCAATGCTAATAAGTGGCTTTGATATTAGATTATTGTGCAGCCTAGCCTATCAGGCTTGTTGGATAAGCACACATGTTTTTCTACATTCATTAGATTTTATTGGTGATTATCTGATATGGATTGAAATGTGATACTGGTGATtttctctcatttcatttttGCAGTGAAAATGACCCAGCGGAGGTTCAAGGGGTGAATTGGTTTGAAGTGAGCGGTTCAATCGAGCTCAATAAACTAAGTCCTGGGAAAAATAAGATCAGCTTCACTGTTAGCTTGAAACCGAATGCGTACGGTTGGTCCGACAGCCCTGTATACGTGATGGCCAAGATTGGGAGGAACGGCTTTAATTGGAAGGGCGCTGAGCTGAGTGGTAGGGATCCGGATGTCCAATTTCACATCCCAGATCAAGATCACACTTTTGAACTGACGGACGCAGACATAGAATCCAACGAGAGGTTGAACTTCGGCCTTTATGAAATATGGCGAGGAAGCGGGAAGAGTGGCCTAGTTATCCATGAAGTGGTCATCTCACCCCTATGAAATAATAGTGGTTGATCAcctctctttccctccctctctcactGCAGAATAAGGATTTGGGTTTGGTTGTTTGATATATGGATTGGAACATCGTTAGTAAGATTGTGTGGCTCACATGGTACATTCTCATTATATCACGGATGGCTAGAGAAGGATCGGTCCTtcatgatgaatggtttggatgcttTGGAAGTGGTTGTAATGGTCGATGAATTAATTTCagcttatagttttttttttttttttttttccgaggtAGTTCACCACCTGTAACTTTGATGATTTGACAATAGTAGTCCTACATTATTTAGGAGAGTGATACAAAACACCTTTCGCTTATCATATAACCAACCAGCACAAAAATAAATTATAAGAAAACGGGTCCACACCGTAACCCTAAAGATAGATGCAGCTTTTAGAAAACCACCACAAAACCACGGACACTAGCTAACAGACCAACACAACCTCATCCCAGCTCCATCAGTCACAATGGCTCTCAAGCAGACAATTGCAATATTCAACATCTGCAGTGGCCACCCCAAATAGGCCGCGGCTAGTAGGCGAGCAGTACAACTAGCTTGATAACCAACCAACACTCCCACAAAACAGTTAAGGAGGACTCAAGCAGAAAAAAAGGAGaagatgggtccttactcttgcttgggtggtagactctcaggagtttcaactcccggtcaagggttcgagtacccataggtggtgaaattccactagtgtgagtgtgtggggtgtgtgtgttggCCGTATAAGCCAGATCTTTTCTTTGCTTCAAGATAAGAAAAGTTTTtgggctttacaaagccttagcaCAACTCAGATATATGATGTAGAAGGAAGACAGAGAAGAAAAACTTAATTTTTTAAACAGTTTTTTTGCTGCTGCAAACTTCTCACAGTTCTTGCTATTCACTGTTGCTTCTTCACTTGCTTTTTACAACCAGATAcaaggtgcctatttataggcttttgaatGTAGGGTAAAAAGACAAAACTACCCCTGTTAGGAGCTTCTAACACTTAATGTTCCTAGAAAATATACAAAGAATTTCATCTTCCAAAAAGCATCTTATGGGAAGTGTTGCTAAGCTTTGGAAGATAAACAGTCACAACAATTGCAATAAATGTTTTGGTTTGCAActtcaac
Proteins encoded in this window:
- the LOC131219970 gene encoding protein PHLOEM PROTEIN 2-LIKE A9-like → MRDISHYFTVQLFDLGIPSIIASSRPNALSGFEIYLPQPPQHPKKRHFLVQLLSLDFSRPPWRKGEAHSTRERESSYFSMGSHYKGNPDYLPPKGDGPYVIKPISLDIIWGRSHWQLPQSENDPAEVQGVNWFEVSGSIELNKLSPGKNKISFTVSLKPNAYGWSDSPVYVMAKIGRNGFNWKGAELSGRDPDVQFHIPDQDHTFELTDADIESNERLNFGLYEIWRGSGKSGLVIHEVVISPL